TTGCTGGGGATGATACCAACCCCCGGGATCTCCCGCACCTGACAACGGACTGGTAGAAGACGATAACAATGCCGAACCTGGACCTTCCCATCCTCGTAGTAGACGACGCGAAATTCAGCAGTATGGTGGTAAGCCGCACGCTGCGAAATGCCGGATATCGCGACGTACGCATCGCCAACAATGCCCCGGCGGCCCTTGAGCTGATCGAGCAGCGGCCGGTGAGCGTGCTGATTGCCGACTGGCTGATGCCGGAGATGGATGGCCTGGCCCTCACCGATCAGGTGCGCCAGCAGGATGAACAGGACAACCACTACACCTACGTGATCCTGCTCACCGCTCGGGAAAGTGTTGAGGCCTTGTCAGAGGCGTTTGACCGGGGCGTGGACGATTTCATCTACAAGTCCGACATGACCAAGCAGCTCATTCCCCGGATTTTTGCGGCGGACCGCATGGCCGACCGCCAGAATACGCTGCTGCGGGCCAATTCCTTGCTGATCGAGAACAACCGGGAGCTGGAATCCACCAATATCATCGATCTGGAAACCGGCCTGTGTAACACCCGGTACGGCCGTGAGCGCCTGAACAAGACCCTGCGCCATGCGGAGTCCCGGGGTGGCTGCACGGCCTATGTCCTTTGCGGTATCCGCAACTGGCAGGAACTCAAGCGCAAGCACCCGCCGACGGTCATGAGCGAACTGGCCATCGGTATCGCCCGCCGCCTGAGCACGTTGATCCGACCCATCGACGCCCTGTGCCGGGTGGGCGACAACCAGTTCGCGATCATTGCCTATTTCCCCAACAGCGATCACTGCAGCACCACGGCCTTCCGGCGGGTGTTCGACGGCATCAATCACAAGGCTCTGAAGACCACCGCCGGTTATATCTCGGTGGAAGCGGGCATGGTGCTTTGCAAGGCCGATGCCCAGAAGGGTACCCCCTCCACCCAGGATATGGAGCGGGCCGCGGTTCACGGCCTGGTGGACGCCTACGATACGCGACGGTTTACCGAGACGGTGCCCGAGATTGGCGCTAGCGCTTAGTTCAATGACTCGATTTCGGCGACACACTCGGTAACACTGGGACACACATCACAAACAGACAGGAGTGAGCGAGAGGCTTATTCTGAGATCGTGGATTCAAGCAGTATCCCCCATGGTGGAGGAGCCGTGTAGTACCTCCGCCGCCATATGGGGAATGAAGTCCACCGGATTAACGAATTTTTCAGGCACTTTCGTTCTTTCCTTGTTTTTGGGCCAGCTTTTTAGCTGGCCTTTTTATTTTCTGGCTTTTTCCTCTGGCCTTGGAGTTACGCGGCGCTGTGACTGGGAAATGATTTCCAGAAAACGCCCGTGAATACCTCCCTGTAGGGCTTGGTCGCGCCTTCCCTGGCGCTCCACATTTCTGGAAATCATTTCCCAGCCCCATCACCGCTTGGCCAGAGTTCACAGTCCGGCTTCCCTTACCGCAATTCCAGAACAGTTATCCGCTATACTGCGTCTACAACGATTCCAATAACGCCAATGCAGTAGTCGAACCATGACATCCCTCGGAACCGCCTCCGTCGCTGCCCTGCGCCAGTATGTCCGTGCCGCCGAATCTGCAGGCGTGGACACCGGGCAGATGTTCGAAACGGTAGGCCTTAGCCCAACCATCCTCGATACCGACGACGGGCGCATCAACGGCGACCAGTTCCAGCGGTTTATCCGGCGTTTGTGTGAACAAACCGGCAACCCGATCCTGGGCCTGGAGACCGGCGACTTTGTACAGCCAGGCTCCTACAGCGTTCTGGGCTACATCACCATGAGTTGCGCCACGCTGGGCGAGGCCGTGGCGCGCATTGCACCGTTCGAGAAACTGGTGGGCGACATGGGCACCACCAGCCTGGCCATGAAGGGCGAGGACATCCGGCTGACCTGGAACTGCAACTACACCGATCCGGTGGTGCGCCCTCAACTGGTGGACAACGTGTTCGCTTCATGGGTGAACTACGCCCGATGGCTGGCCGACAACCAAGGGGCATCCCCGAGTTGCGTGAGACTCCAGCGGCCCTCCCCAGGCGCTGAGCTGGAGCAGGCCTACCGGGAACGCTGGCGGTGTACGGTTGTCTTCTCTGCGGAAGAAGACAGCATCACACTGAAGAAATCCCTGCTCGACACCCGCCTGCGCCAACCGGACCCCATGCTTCGCAAAACCCTGGAAGCCCACGCACTCAGCCAACTGGCGGCGCTGGATACCGACAGCGACCTGTCGAGCCGGGTTCGCCACAGCATCCAGCAGCAATTGATGCACGGCATCACCCGGCAGGACATGGTGGCAGAGGAACTGGGCATGACCAGCCGAACCCTTCAACGGAAGCTCAACCAGGAGGGGGTGTCGTATCAGAAGTTGTTGGACGAGGTGCGGCAAACCATGGCCGAGGATTATCTTCGCAACAGCGAGTTGGCCATTCCGGATATTGCCTTAAGGCTGGGGTACAGTGAAACCACCTCGTTTCACAGGAAGTTTAAAGCGGTGACGGGGAAAACTCCGGGGGAATTTCGTCAGTCAAAGACGAATCCGGGGGTCTGAAAAGCGAGGCGGGCAGCGCTTTTCAGGACTGTCGTTGGCCATGGATGGCCAACGTCAAGCGCACAGGGATGTGCTCGTAGCGTGTCCTGAAAAGCGGTACCTGCCCGGCGACTCCACCGAGCTCGAAGGCTCAGAGTATTAGTTAAAGCTTACGGCCTTTCCCAGCCGCAATCCGCAACCGCAGGGCATTCAGCTTGATGAAGCCTTCCGCATCCTTCTGGTCGTACGCGCCCTGATCTTCCTCGAAGGTGGCAATCTTCTCGTCAAACAGGGAATCCTCGGACTTCCGGCCGACAACATCCACATTGCCCTTGTAGAGCTTCAGACGGACGGTACCGTTCACGTAGGCCTGGGTCTGATCAATCAGCGCCTGCAGAGCCTCCCGCTCCGGGGACCACCAGTAGCCGTTGTAGATCACCTCGGCGTAGCGCGGCATCAGACTGTCCTTCAGGTGAGCCACTTCACGGTCCAGAGTGATGGACTCGATGGCGCGATGCGCCCGCAGCATGATGGTGCCGCCCGGGGTTTCGTAACAGCCGCGAGACTTCATACCCACGTAGCGGTTCTCAACGATGTCCAGACGACCGATGCCGTTGGCGCCCGCCAGCTTGTTCAGGGTTTCCAGCACCTCGTGGGGCTTCAGGGCCTGTCCATCAACGGCAACAATGTCGCCCTTCTTATAGGTCAGCTCCACATAGGTGGGCTTGTCTGGTGCGGCTTCCGGAGACACGCTCCAGCGCCACATATCCTCTTCGGCTTCCGCCCAGGGATCTTCCAGGTTGATGCCTTCGTAGGAGATGTGCAGCAGGTTGGCGTCCATGGAGTACGGGCTCTTGCCCTTCTTCTTCTCCACCGGAATGTTGCGCTCATCGCAATAGGCCAGCAGCTTCTCGCGGGAGTTCAGATCCCACTCACGCCAGGGCGCAATCACCTTCACGCCCGGCTTCAGCGCATAGGCACCCAACTCGAAACGCACCTGATCATTGCCCTTGCCGGTGGCACCATGGGAGATGGCGTCGGCGCCGGTCTCGTTGGCGATTTCCACAAGACGCTTGGCAATCAGT
The nucleotide sequence above comes from Marinobacter gudaonensis. Encoded proteins:
- a CDS encoding argininosuccinate synthase, with amino-acid sequence MSDIKKVVLAYSGGLDTSVIVRWLQDTYNCEVVTFTADIGQGEEVEPARAKAKALGVKEIYIEDLREEFVRDYVFPMFRANTIYEGEYLLGTSIARPLIAKRLVEIANETGADAISHGATGKGNDQVRFELGAYALKPGVKVIAPWREWDLNSREKLLAYCDERNIPVEKKKGKSPYSMDANLLHISYEGINLEDPWAEAEEDMWRWSVSPEAAPDKPTYVELTYKKGDIVAVDGQALKPHEVLETLNKLAGANGIGRLDIVENRYVGMKSRGCYETPGGTIMLRAHRAIESITLDREVAHLKDSLMPRYAEVIYNGYWWSPEREALQALIDQTQAYVNGTVRLKLYKGNVDVVGRKSEDSLFDEKIATFEEDQGAYDQKDAEGFIKLNALRLRIAAGKGRKL
- a CDS encoding response regulator, which gives rise to MPNLDLPILVVDDAKFSSMVVSRTLRNAGYRDVRIANNAPAALELIEQRPVSVLIADWLMPEMDGLALTDQVRQQDEQDNHYTYVILLTARESVEALSEAFDRGVDDFIYKSDMTKQLIPRIFAADRMADRQNTLLRANSLLIENNRELESTNIIDLETGLCNTRYGRERLNKTLRHAESRGGCTAYVLCGIRNWQELKRKHPPTVMSELAIGIARRLSTLIRPIDALCRVGDNQFAIIAYFPNSDHCSTTAFRRVFDGINHKALKTTAGYISVEAGMVLCKADAQKGTPSTQDMERAAVHGLVDAYDTRRFTETVPEIGASA
- a CDS encoding AraC family transcriptional regulator, which gives rise to MTSLGTASVAALRQYVRAAESAGVDTGQMFETVGLSPTILDTDDGRINGDQFQRFIRRLCEQTGNPILGLETGDFVQPGSYSVLGYITMSCATLGEAVARIAPFEKLVGDMGTTSLAMKGEDIRLTWNCNYTDPVVRPQLVDNVFASWVNYARWLADNQGASPSCVRLQRPSPGAELEQAYRERWRCTVVFSAEEDSITLKKSLLDTRLRQPDPMLRKTLEAHALSQLAALDTDSDLSSRVRHSIQQQLMHGITRQDMVAEELGMTSRTLQRKLNQEGVSYQKLLDEVRQTMAEDYLRNSELAIPDIALRLGYSETTSFHRKFKAVTGKTPGEFRQSKTNPGV